A stretch of Apostichopus japonicus isolate 1M-3 chromosome 9, ASM3797524v1, whole genome shotgun sequence DNA encodes these proteins:
- the LOC139973314 gene encoding HBS1-like protein isoform X2 produces MSRHRSVRGMTYDEDLDGYDDDLYGQSVEDDYGVSPATAEQFLYPGSHRGHQLSSFLENIGEEEDERGAMQEPLADSGSFKRPKLNATDEARLQSCLEEIRNIVGETVPEHVIITKVLESNFGFETALDGCLNYQENGSKRRKADKQPPIVSRNTKAPPTLHIEDPLQKRLQEEAEAQLTVGVTKMSFAGQAEAKVGFEVKEPPKVKVQESLTPTGAASPDRRGSMPKVSSSSDLTALTSTPNRRESKTKPLDIDVSKEYLERQAGKELLNMVVIGHVDAGKSTLMGHLLYLLGQVNKRQMHKYETESKKQGKASFAYAWVLDETGEERERGITMDVGLTRFETEHRIVTLLDAPGHKDFIPNMISGAAQADVAILVVDATRGEFETGFESGGQTREHAILARSLGVRQMAVAVNKMDTVDWSKERFDEIVGKLKSFLKKTGFKDSDIEYIPCSGLGGENLVKKAETSLLEKWYKGPCLLEQIDVFKSPSRPIDKSFRMCVSDVFKGIGAGISICGKIESGSIVLGDKIVAMPAGEGGIVKGISIHDEDAKWACAGDQAILVITGIDQMKVNVGSVLSSRIDPIRTTTRFQARIIVFDIAVPITKGFMVLLHYQAVSEPAVIKKLVSTLHKNTGEVLQRKPKCLTKNSNALVEIETSRPICIELYKDHKDLGRFMLRYSGATIAAGLVTLIKES; encoded by the exons ATGTCGCGACACAGAAGTGTTCGCGGAATGACTTATGACGAAG acttGGATGGGTATGATGATGACCTCTACGGGCAGTCAGTTGAGGATGACTATGGCGTATCACCTGCTACAG ctgAACAGTTCTTGTACCCCGGCAGCCATCGAGGGCACCAGTTGTCGTCGTTCCTGGAAAATATCGGCGAGGAAGAAGACGAGAGAGGGGCCATGCAGGAACCGTTAGCAGACTCGGGGAGCTTCAAGAGGCCAAAACTCAATGCTACAGACGAAG CCCGCCTCCAGTCTTGTCTTGAAGAAATCCGGAATATTGTGGGAGAGACAGTTCCGGAACACGTCATCATCACCAAGGTATTGGAGAGCAACTTTGGATTTGAGACAGCGTTAGACGGTTGTCTGAACTACCAGGAAAACGGGTCTAAACGAAGAAAAGCAGACAAACAACCACCTATTGTCAGCAGAAACACAAAAG CTCCTCCTACTCTCCATATTGAGGACCCCTTGCAGAAACGGCTGCAAGAAGAGGCGGAGGCCCAATTGACCGTTGGAGTCACCAAGATGAGCTTCGCTGGCCAAGCTGAGGCAAAGGTGGGGTTTGAGGTCAAAGAGCCtccaaaggtcaaagttcaagaaTCGCTCACCCCCACAGGGGCCGCCTCTCCCGATCGGAG aGGTTCAATGCCTAAAGTAAGCAGTAGCTCCGACCTGACCGCTCTGACATCAACGCCCAATAGACGAGAGTCCAAGACTAAACCACTC GACATTGATGTCTCGAAGGAGTATTTGGAGAGACAGGCGGGCAAGGAATTATTGAACATGGTGGTAATCGGCCATGTGGACGCTGGGAAGTCAACCCTAATGGGACATCTCCTGTATCTACTCGGTCAAGTCAACAAACGGCAGATGCACAAATACGAAACCGAGTCCAAGAAGCAGGGCAAGGCCTCATTTGCATATGCATGGGTACTGGACGAAACCGGAGAGGAAAGGGAGCG GGGTATCACTATGGACGTTGGTCTGACCCGATTTGAGACGGAACACCGTATAGTGACGCTGCTGGATGCCCCCGGACATAAAGATTTTATACCAAACATGATCAGCGGCGCTGCTCAG GCTGACGTTGCCATCCTTGTTGTTGATGCGACCAGAGGGGAATTTGAAACCGGGTTTGAATCAGGAGGACAGACGAGGGAGCATGCCATCTTGGCCAGATCTCTAGGAGTCAGGCAAATGGCAGTGGCTGTCAACAAAATGGACACCGTCGACTGGTCGAAGGAACGATTCGATGAAATTGTCGGGAAATTAAAGTCGTTTTTGAAAAAGACTGGATTCAAG GATTCTGACATTGAATACATACCATGCAGTGGCCTTGGTGGTGAAAATTTAGTCAAGAAGGCAGAGACCTCGCTGCTTGAGAAGTGGTATAAAGGACCCTGCCTCCTGGAGCAGATAG ATGTGTTTAAATCTCCATCAAGGCCCATCGACAAATCCTTTAGGATGTGCGTATCGGATGTATTCAAAG GTATCGGTGCAGGGATAAGTATATGTGGAAAAATCGAATCCGGTAGCATCGTACTCGGCGATAAGATCGTGGCAATGCCGGCTGGAGAGGGCGGTATTGTTAAAG GCATCTCAATTCACGATGAGGACGCTAAGTGGGCCTGTGCTGGAGACCAAGCAATTCTAGTTATAACTGGAATTGATCAGATGAAAGTCAA CGTCGGGAGTGTACTTTCCAGTCGAATCGATCCCATCAGAACGACAACTCGATTCCAAGCTAGGATCATCGTCTTCGATATCGCTGTCCCAATCACCAAAGGATTCATG GTATTACTTCACTATCAGGCCGTAAGTGAACCCGCTGTTATTAAAAAGCTTGTCAGCACGCTACATAAAAACACAGGAGAAGTCTTGCAACGGAAGCCAAA GTGTCTTACAAAGAACAGTAACGCTCTGGTTGAGATTGAGACTAGCCGACCCATCTGTATTGAACTGTATAAAGATCATAAGGACCTCGGAAGATTCATGTTAAGGTACTCCGGGGCTACCATTGCAGCTGGCCTTGTTACATTG attAAGGAATCGTGA
- the LOC139973314 gene encoding uncharacterized protein isoform X1 — protein sequence MSRHRSVRGMTYDEDLDGYDDDLYGQSVEDDYGVSPATAEQFLYPGSHRGHQLSSFLENIGEEEDERGAMQEPLADSGSFKRPKLNATDEARLQSCLEEIRNIVGETVPEHVIITKVLESNFGFETALDGCLNYQENGSKRRKADKQPPIVSRNTKGARQLKGHPSHSEARSDFSLSANSHGRYVRNPSKLVQNISSGGTADKADSMSSRPRVLSGSCNSNVKIIPHSLLDQVKCVGCDPMDQIATGEINLKLGPSLSNLALSRKQTTGLEKCQSVSDQVHLTEKQKHHTSSRDVPQGISLFQQVCSSLEQSLDLLALGHEPDRVQKVPRRPWLNHAQLAQELEQQKPNSGINRDRSGLGLGHSKPSLSSLASSHGKHQIQDKSGCSLSLAALLQGHANQEIKDKINSKVLCKDLTTSPSDHASSKTSDRPRSGLGLSDLAGRHLAQMGGAGLKGGSEAVPSSALSLDRLAPSVVKLSVKGGDKEIGAQELLPVLVGERFGKLVVESQASESTPKFDPALGECRKLRSMVKPTVGGVHPKGATPSAGLSLSDLASLHLAEGNNTSLATKQSDSVAVKPETKHDRVLVTREANLSIPKHARKKKKTGRKMNGRSNVERSTGVNVNQDIGVDSLEESTEDGLLPLQPLMHSSLEGSCLAEPSKFARSLCLMYLGPKRKRAAQGSPGSKCAKRFQFQRQASMTKYQEEVEYVPDVTPFDFTTPSPDDIVTQRQKAAFGRT from the exons ATGTCGCGACACAGAAGTGTTCGCGGAATGACTTATGACGAAG acttGGATGGGTATGATGATGACCTCTACGGGCAGTCAGTTGAGGATGACTATGGCGTATCACCTGCTACAG ctgAACAGTTCTTGTACCCCGGCAGCCATCGAGGGCACCAGTTGTCGTCGTTCCTGGAAAATATCGGCGAGGAAGAAGACGAGAGAGGGGCCATGCAGGAACCGTTAGCAGACTCGGGGAGCTTCAAGAGGCCAAAACTCAATGCTACAGACGAAG CCCGCCTCCAGTCTTGTCTTGAAGAAATCCGGAATATTGTGGGAGAGACAGTTCCGGAACACGTCATCATCACCAAGGTATTGGAGAGCAACTTTGGATTTGAGACAGCGTTAGACGGTTGTCTGAACTACCAGGAAAACGGGTCTAAACGAAGAAAAGCAGACAAACAACCACCTATTGTCAGCAGAAACACAAAAG GAGCGAGACAGTTGAAGGGACATCCCTCTCATTCTGAAGCTCGCTCGGATTTCTCTCTTTCTGCTAATTCACACGGACGTTATGTCCGTAACCCATCAAAATTGGTGCAGAATATTAGCTCGGGGGGAACTGCCGACAAGGCCGATAGTATGAGTAGCCGTCCTCGAGTCTTGTCAGGCAGTTGTAATAGCAATGTTAAAATTATTCCTCATTCTTTACTAGATCAGGTTAAATGTGTGGGTTGTGATCCCATGGATCAAATTGCCACAGGAGAAATAAATCTTAAGTTGGGGCCATCTCTTAGTAACCTTGCATTATCACGTAAACAGACTACAGGGTTAGAGAAATGTCAGAGTGTGTCAGACCAGGTTCATCTCACCGAAAAACAAAAGCACCATACATCTAGTCGTGACGTCCCTCAAGGGATTTCACTGTTTCAACAAGTCTGTAGCTCTCTGGAACAGTCCTTGGATCTACTGGCCTTGGGCCATGAACCAGATAGGGTACAAAAGGTTCCTCGTCGACCCTGGTTAAATCACGCTCAATTAGCTCAGGAACTCGAGCAACAGAAACCAAACAGTGGCATAAATCGAGACCGGTCGGGACTAGGATTAGGTCATTCCAAACCGTCTCTGAGCAGCCTTGCGTCCTCTCACGGAAAACATCAAATCCAAGACAAGTCTGGCTGCAGCCTAAGTCTGGCAGCACTGCTGCAGGGACACGCAAACCAGGAGATCAAAGATAAAATAAACTCAAAGGTGCTTTGTAAAGACCTCACAACTTCCCCAAGCGATCACGCTTCTTCAAAGACCAGCGACAGACCACGATCTGGATTAGGTCTGTCAGATCTGGCTGGAAGACATTTAGCACAGATGGGAGGAGCTGGATTAAAGGGAGGGTCCGAAGCTGTCCCTTCATCGGCCCTATCACTTGACCGGCTGGCTCCCTCTGTTGTGAAGTTGTCAGTTAAGGGAGGTGACAAGGAAATTGGTGCTCAAGAATTACTACCGGTATTGGTAGGAGAACGGTTTGGAAAATTAGTCGTCGAAAGCCAAGCTAGCGAGTCAACCCCAAAGTTTGATCCAGCTCTGGGAGAATGCCGAAAGCTACGATCTATGGTGAAGCCAACCGTCGGTGGCGTACATCCTAAGGGTGCCACACCGTCAGCTGGTCTCTCATTATCGGATCTAGCCAGCCTGCATCTAGCAGAAGGAAACAATACCTCACTGGCAACCAAACAGTCTGACTCAGTTGCAGTGAAACCAGAAACGAAACATGACAGAGTACTTGTTACTCGTGAGGCCAATTTATCCATTCCAAAACAtgcaaggaagaagaaaaaaacgggTCGAAAAATGAATGGACGCTCAAATGTTGAACGTTCCACTGGTGTGAATGTAAATCAAGACATTGGTGTTGACTCTCTGGAAGAAAGTACAGAGGACGGTTTATTACCTCTGCAACCTTTAATGCACTCCTCTTTGGAAGGTAGCTGTTTAGCCGAGCCCTCTAAATTCGCCCGGTCTCTCTGTTTGATGTATCTAGGTCCCAAAAGAAAACGGGCAGCCCAGGGATCACCGGGCTCTAAATGTGCAAAGAGATTTCAATTTCAAAGGCAGGCTAGCATGACGAAATACCAGGAAGAAGTAGAATACGTTCCCGATGTAACTCCTTTTGACTTCACGACTCCTTCCCCCGATGACATCGTGACCCAGAGACAGAAGGCCGCCTTTGGAAGGACGTAG
- the LOC139973317 gene encoding uncharacterized protein: MSRNTIPKIPFHSEEGKKILEEAASQPLLIKMFKKQQNNTFCGIHSCAMVMSAQYLGKGKSTPELPESVVDVPYTESNMFDYKETKEALNFEDADTKGMTLDELNNLFLAHGKKVHCTFASESNLEDFRAAASEALKNSNSSSGVIVNYDEYQLEQDEIIHGHFSPIAGFHKEKDMVLLLDTWLQTTDVWVGVKDLFDAMNTIDSASQKSRGWIVLL; the protein is encoded by the coding sequence ATGTCCAGAAATACCATCCCCAAGATTCCTTTTCACTCCGAGGAGGGCAAGAAGATTCTCGAAGAGGCGGCTTCTCAGCCTTTGTTGATCAAGATGTTCAAGAAACAACagaataatacattttgtggCATTCACAGTTGTGCAATGGTCATGAGTGCCCAATACCTGGGTAAAGGCAAGTCCACCCCCGAACTACCAGAATCTGTAGTTGATGTCCCGTACACCGAGTCTAACATGTTTGattacaaagaaacaaaggaGGCCTTAAATTTTGAAGATGCGGATACCAAAGGAATGACATTAGATGAACTCAACAACCTCTTCCTCGCTCACGGGAAGAAGGTTCATTGCACCTTCGCTTCTGAAAGCAATCTGGAAGACTTTCGTGCCGCGGCTTCGGAGGCATTGAAAAACTCCAACTCCAGTAGCGGAGTGATTGTCAACTATGACGAATACCAGCTTGAACAAGATGAAATAATTCATGGACATTTTAGCCCAATTGCTGGCTTCCATAAGGAGAAAGATATGGTCTTATTGTTGGATACTTGGCTCCAAACGACTGACGTCTGGGTTGGAGTTAAGGATCTTTTTGATGCCATGAATACTATTGATTCTGCAAGTCAAAAGTCCAGAGGATGGATTGTATTATTGTGA